One stretch of Lemur catta isolate mLemCat1 chromosome 2, mLemCat1.pri, whole genome shotgun sequence DNA includes these proteins:
- the LOC123632063 gene encoding uncharacterized protein LOC123632063, producing the protein MPGTPRAGPRPHPCRQGCAAVPAHPLESVNSAGKTAAARSSLGRWENCCDPHRFLRCGMSRCEEQLRDLEGRQSDLLHPPVWPPCPDPSAGLRDRDGATGKRRRENPATLSWGRKTQEQMRRLRGNNENAEWQKMFLPFSVPGRRSQGAAGRGRREGGNLPGGPRLPALRASKGKTFAGKDTLREKSLWLARQSPVTVQFPQTWPCHGAQAQAARGVVPPARPGVHRCSHPRASARPPPAQKLVSRDPSLPTFPSDVPPEALPGWTAHLTWPLRPPPRYLLCFCSQPFY; encoded by the exons ATGCCCGGAACTCCGCGCGCTGGGCCCCGCCCCCATCCCTGTCGCCAGGGCTGCGCGGCCGTCCCGGCTCATCCTCTGGAGAGCGTCAACAGTGCCGGGAAGACGGCAGCCGCCAGGTCGTCATTAGGCCGTTGGGAAAATTGCTGTGACCCTCACAGGTTCCTCAGGTGTGGAATGAGCAGATGTGAGGAGCAGCTCAGAGATCTGGAAGGACGGCAGAGTGATCTGCTCCACCCGCCAGTTTGGCCGCCCTGTCCTGACCCCTCAGCTGGCCTCAGGGACCGCGACGGAGCGACAGGAAAACGCAGGAGGGAAAACCCTGCGACTCTCTCGTGGGGGCGTAAAACACAGGAACAAATGAGACGTCTCCGTGGGAACAACGAGAATGCGGAGTGGCAGAAAATGTTTCTCCCTTTCAGTGTCCCGGGGCGTCGCTCTcaaggggctgcagggaggggtcGCAGGGAAGGTGGAAACCTCCCAGGGGGCCCCAGGCTCCCGGCTCTGCGCGCCTCCAAAGGGAAGACGTTTGCAGG GAAGGATACGTTACGTGAAAAATCCCTCTGGTTGGCAAGACAGTCTCCAGTGACCGTCCAGTTTCCCCAGACGTGGCCGTGCCATGGGGCCCAGGCTCAGGCTGCCCGTGGGGTGGTTCCTCCAGCTCGCCCAGGTGTTCACAGGTGTTCACACCCCAGAGCCTCCGCACGGCCGCCCCCTGCCCAGAAACTTGTCTCCAGGGACCCCTCCCTGCCTACCTTCCCCTCAGATGTCCCCCCAGAGGCCCTGCCTGGATGGACTGCCCACCTCACATGGCCTCTCCGGCCCCCTCCCCGCTACCTGCTTTGCTTTTGTTCACAACCCTTTTACTaa
- the DDX39B gene encoding spliceosome RNA helicase DDX39B isoform X1: MAENDVDNELLDYEDDEVETAAGGDGAEAPAKKDVKGSYVSIHSSGFRDFLLKPELLRAIVDCGFEHPSEVQHECIPQAILGMDVLCQAKSGMGKTAVFVLATLQQLEPVTGQVSVLVMCHTRELAFQISKEYERFSKYMPNVKVAVFFGGLSIKKDEEVLKKNCPHIVVGTPGRILALARNKSLNLKHIKHFILDECDKMLEQLDMRRDVQEIFRMTPHEKQVMMFSATLSKEIRPVCRKFMQDPMEIFVDDETKLTLHGLQQYYVKLKDNEKNRKLFDLLDVLEFNQVVIFVKSVQRCIALAQLLVEQNFPAIAIHRGMPQEERLSRYQQFKDFQRRILVATNLFGRGMDIERVNIAFNYDMPEDSDTYLHRVARAGRFGTKGLAITFVSDENDAKILNDVQDRFEVNISELPDEIDISSYIEQTR; encoded by the exons ATGGCAGAAAACGATGTAGACAATGAGCTCTTGGACTATGAAGACGATGAGGTGGAGACAGCAGCTGGGGGTGATGGGGCTGAGGCCCCCGCCAAGAAGGATGTCAAGGGCTCCTACGTCTCCATCCACAGTTCTGGCTTTCGGGACTTTCTGCTCAAGCCAGAGTTGCTCCGGGCAATTGTTGACTGTGGCTTTGAGCATCCATCAGAAG TCCAGCATGAGTGCATCCCTCAGGCCATTCTGGGAATGGATGTCCTGTGCCAGGCCAAGTCAGGCATGGGAAAGACAGCAGTGTTTGTGCTGGCCACACTGCAACAGCTGGAGCCAGTTACTGGGCAG GTGTCTGTGCTGGTGATGTGTCACACTCGGGAGTTGGCTTTTCAGATAAGCAAAGAATATGAGCGCTTCTCTAAATACATGCCCAATGTCAAG GTCGCAGTGTTTTTTGGTGGTCTGTCTATCAAGAAGGATGAAGAGGTGCTGAAGAAGAACTGCCCGCATATCGTCGTGGGGACTCCTGGCCGCATCCTAGCCCTGGCTCGAAATAAGAGCCTCAACCTCAAACATATTAAACACTTTATTTTGGATGAATGTGATAAGATGCTTGAACAGCTCG aCATGCGTCGGGATGTCCAGGAAATTTTTCGCATGACCCCCCACGAGAAGCAGGTCATGATGTTCAGTGCTACCTTGAGCAAAGAGATCCGTCCAGTCTGCCGCAAGTTCATGCAAGAT ccAATGGAGATCTTCGTGGATGATGAGACGAAGTTGACGCTGCATGGGTTGCAGCAGTACTACGTGAAACTGAAGGACAACGAGAAGAACCGGAAGCTTTTTGACCTTCTGGATGTCCTTGAGTTCAACCAG GTGGTGATCTTTGTGAAGTCTGTGCAGCGATGCATTGCCCTGGCCCAGCTCCTGGTGGAGCAGAACTTCCCAGCCATCGCCATCCACCGTGGGATGCCCCAGGAGGAGAG GCTTTCTCGATATCAGCAGTTTAAAGATTTTCAACGACGAATTCTTGTGGCTACGAACCTGTTTGGCCGAGGCATGGACATCGAGCGGGTGAACATTGCCTTTAACTACGACATGCCTGAGGATTCTGACACCTACCTGCACCGG GTGGCCAGAGCAGGCCGTTTTGGCACCAAGGGCTTGGCCATCACGTTTGTGTCAGATGAGAACGACGCCAAGATCCTGAATGATGTGCAGGATCGCTTTGAGGTCAATATTAGTGAGCTGCCTGATGAGATAGACATCTCCTCCTACA TTGAACAGACACGGTAG
- the DDX39B gene encoding spliceosome RNA helicase DDX39B isoform X3, with protein MAENDVDNELLDYEDDEVETAAGGDGAEAPAKKDVKGSYVSIHSSGFRDFLLKPELLRAIVDCGFEHPSEVQHECIPQAILGMDVLCQAKSGMGKTAVFVLATLQQLEPVTGQVSVLVMCHTRELAFQISKEYERFSKYMPNVKVAVFFGGLSIKKDEEVLKKNCPHIVVGTPGRILALARNKSLNLKHIKHFILDECDKMLEQLDMRRDVQEIFRMTPHEKQVMMFSATLSKEIRPVCRKFMQDPMEIFVDDETKLTLHGLQQYYVKLKDNEKNRKLFDLLDVLEFNQVVIFVKSVQRCIALAQLLVEQNFPAIAIHRGMPQEESLKIFNDEFLWLRTCLAEAWTSSG; from the exons ATGGCAGAAAACGATGTAGACAATGAGCTCTTGGACTATGAAGACGATGAGGTGGAGACAGCAGCTGGGGGTGATGGGGCTGAGGCCCCCGCCAAGAAGGATGTCAAGGGCTCCTACGTCTCCATCCACAGTTCTGGCTTTCGGGACTTTCTGCTCAAGCCAGAGTTGCTCCGGGCAATTGTTGACTGTGGCTTTGAGCATCCATCAGAAG TCCAGCATGAGTGCATCCCTCAGGCCATTCTGGGAATGGATGTCCTGTGCCAGGCCAAGTCAGGCATGGGAAAGACAGCAGTGTTTGTGCTGGCCACACTGCAACAGCTGGAGCCAGTTACTGGGCAG GTGTCTGTGCTGGTGATGTGTCACACTCGGGAGTTGGCTTTTCAGATAAGCAAAGAATATGAGCGCTTCTCTAAATACATGCCCAATGTCAAG GTCGCAGTGTTTTTTGGTGGTCTGTCTATCAAGAAGGATGAAGAGGTGCTGAAGAAGAACTGCCCGCATATCGTCGTGGGGACTCCTGGCCGCATCCTAGCCCTGGCTCGAAATAAGAGCCTCAACCTCAAACATATTAAACACTTTATTTTGGATGAATGTGATAAGATGCTTGAACAGCTCG aCATGCGTCGGGATGTCCAGGAAATTTTTCGCATGACCCCCCACGAGAAGCAGGTCATGATGTTCAGTGCTACCTTGAGCAAAGAGATCCGTCCAGTCTGCCGCAAGTTCATGCAAGAT ccAATGGAGATCTTCGTGGATGATGAGACGAAGTTGACGCTGCATGGGTTGCAGCAGTACTACGTGAAACTGAAGGACAACGAGAAGAACCGGAAGCTTTTTGACCTTCTGGATGTCCTTGAGTTCAACCAG GTGGTGATCTTTGTGAAGTCTGTGCAGCGATGCATTGCCCTGGCCCAGCTCCTGGTGGAGCAGAACTTCCCAGCCATCGCCATCCACCGTGGGATGCCCCAGGAGGAGAG TTTAAAGATTTTCAACGACGAATTCTTGTGGCTACGAACCTGTTTGGCCGAGGCATGGACATCGAGCGGGTGA
- the DDX39B gene encoding spliceosome RNA helicase DDX39B isoform X2 — protein MAENDVDNELLDYEDDEVETAAGGDGAEAPAKKDVKGSYVSIHSSGFRDFLLKPELLRAIVDCGFEHPSEVQHECIPQAILGMDVLCQAKSGMGKTAVFVLATLQQLEPVTGQVSVLVMCHTRELAFQISKEYERFSKYMPNVKVAVFFGGLSIKKDEEVLKKNCPHIVVGTPGRILALARNKSLNLKHIKHFILDECDKMLEQLDMRRDVQEIFRMTPHEKQVMMFSATLSKEIRPVCRKFMQDPMEIFVDDETKLTLHGLQQYYVKLKDNEKNRKLFDLLDVLEFNQVVIFVKSVQRCIALAQLLVEQNFPAIAIHRGMPQEESSLKIFNDEFLWLRTCLAEAWTSSG, from the exons ATGGCAGAAAACGATGTAGACAATGAGCTCTTGGACTATGAAGACGATGAGGTGGAGACAGCAGCTGGGGGTGATGGGGCTGAGGCCCCCGCCAAGAAGGATGTCAAGGGCTCCTACGTCTCCATCCACAGTTCTGGCTTTCGGGACTTTCTGCTCAAGCCAGAGTTGCTCCGGGCAATTGTTGACTGTGGCTTTGAGCATCCATCAGAAG TCCAGCATGAGTGCATCCCTCAGGCCATTCTGGGAATGGATGTCCTGTGCCAGGCCAAGTCAGGCATGGGAAAGACAGCAGTGTTTGTGCTGGCCACACTGCAACAGCTGGAGCCAGTTACTGGGCAG GTGTCTGTGCTGGTGATGTGTCACACTCGGGAGTTGGCTTTTCAGATAAGCAAAGAATATGAGCGCTTCTCTAAATACATGCCCAATGTCAAG GTCGCAGTGTTTTTTGGTGGTCTGTCTATCAAGAAGGATGAAGAGGTGCTGAAGAAGAACTGCCCGCATATCGTCGTGGGGACTCCTGGCCGCATCCTAGCCCTGGCTCGAAATAAGAGCCTCAACCTCAAACATATTAAACACTTTATTTTGGATGAATGTGATAAGATGCTTGAACAGCTCG aCATGCGTCGGGATGTCCAGGAAATTTTTCGCATGACCCCCCACGAGAAGCAGGTCATGATGTTCAGTGCTACCTTGAGCAAAGAGATCCGTCCAGTCTGCCGCAAGTTCATGCAAGAT ccAATGGAGATCTTCGTGGATGATGAGACGAAGTTGACGCTGCATGGGTTGCAGCAGTACTACGTGAAACTGAAGGACAACGAGAAGAACCGGAAGCTTTTTGACCTTCTGGATGTCCTTGAGTTCAACCAG GTGGTGATCTTTGTGAAGTCTGTGCAGCGATGCATTGCCCTGGCCCAGCTCCTGGTGGAGCAGAACTTCCCAGCCATCGCCATCCACCGTGGGATGCCCCAGGAGGAGAG CAGTTTAAAGATTTTCAACGACGAATTCTTGTGGCTACGAACCTGTTTGGCCGAGGCATGGACATCGAGCGGGTGA
- the ATP6V1G2 gene encoding V-type proton ATPase subunit G 2 isoform X1: MASQSQGIQQLLQAEKRAAEKVADARKRKARRLKQAKEEAQMEVEQYRREREQEFQSKQQAEDITSDLSPRASPPPSSRLGRRFLAPAGHLDYGPRTPWELEGLPTRVARAPLEGRPERTPAWQKPKRRGKRGACGSIKPHAGGPFSGALRLRPGSREGGRPP; encoded by the exons ATGGCCAGTCAGTCCCAGGGTATCCAGCAGCTTCTGCAGGCTGAGAAGCGGGCGGCTGAGAAGGTGGCAGATGCCAGGAAAA GGAAGGCCCGGAGACTGAAGCAGGCAAAGGAGGAGGCACAGATGGAGGTAGAGCAATACCGCAGAGAGCGAGAGCAGGAATTCCAGAGCAAGCAGCAGGCG GAGGACATCACGTCTGACTTGT ctccccGAGCCTCGCCGCCTCCTTCCTCTCGGCTGGGGCGCCGCTTCCTAGCGCCGGCAGGTCACCTTGACTACGGGCCTAGGACCCCGTGGGAACTCGAGGGCCTCCCCACCCGTGTTGCTCGTGCGCCCTTGGAGGGGCGCCCGGAGAGAACACCTGCGTGGCAAAAACCTAAACGAAGAG GCAAGCGCGGAGCCTGCGGATCTATAAAACCACACGCAGGAGGTCCTTTTTCCGGTGCCTTGCGCCTGCGCCCTGGCAGCCGAGAAGGCGGGAGGCCGCCGTAG
- the ATP6V1G2 gene encoding V-type proton ATPase subunit G 2 isoform X4, which yields MEVEQYRREREQEFQSKQQAEDITSDLSPRASPPPSSRLGRRFLAPAGHLDYGPRTPWELEGLPTRVARAPLEGRPERTPAWQKPKRRGKRGACGSIKPHAGGPFSGALRLRPGSREGGRPP from the exons ATGGAGGTAGAGCAATACCGCAGAGAGCGAGAGCAGGAATTCCAGAGCAAGCAGCAGGCG GAGGACATCACGTCTGACTTGT ctccccGAGCCTCGCCGCCTCCTTCCTCTCGGCTGGGGCGCCGCTTCCTAGCGCCGGCAGGTCACCTTGACTACGGGCCTAGGACCCCGTGGGAACTCGAGGGCCTCCCCACCCGTGTTGCTCGTGCGCCCTTGGAGGGGCGCCCGGAGAGAACACCTGCGTGGCAAAAACCTAAACGAAGAG GCAAGCGCGGAGCCTGCGGATCTATAAAACCACACGCAGGAGGTCCTTTTTCCGGTGCCTTGCGCCTGCGCCCTGGCAGCCGAGAAGGCGGGAGGCCGCCGTAG
- the ATP6V1G2 gene encoding V-type proton ATPase subunit G 2 isoform X2, translated as MASQSQGIQQLLQAEKRAAEKVADARKRKARRLKQAKEEAQMEVEQYRREREQEFQSKQQAEDITSDLSPRASPPPSSRLGRRFLAPAGHLDYGPRTPWELEGLPTRVARAPLEGRPERTPAWQKPKRRDRHFPKASAEPADL; from the exons ATGGCCAGTCAGTCCCAGGGTATCCAGCAGCTTCTGCAGGCTGAGAAGCGGGCGGCTGAGAAGGTGGCAGATGCCAGGAAAA GGAAGGCCCGGAGACTGAAGCAGGCAAAGGAGGAGGCACAGATGGAGGTAGAGCAATACCGCAGAGAGCGAGAGCAGGAATTCCAGAGCAAGCAGCAGGCG GAGGACATCACGTCTGACTTGT ctccccGAGCCTCGCCGCCTCCTTCCTCTCGGCTGGGGCGCCGCTTCCTAGCGCCGGCAGGTCACCTTGACTACGGGCCTAGGACCCCGTGGGAACTCGAGGGCCTCCCCACCCGTGTTGCTCGTGCGCCCTTGGAGGGGCGCCCGGAGAGAACACCTGCGTGGCAAAAACCTAAACGAAGAG acagGCATTTTCCAAAGGCAAGCGCGGAGCCTGCGGATCTATAA
- the ATP6V1G2 gene encoding V-type proton ATPase subunit G 2 isoform X3 has product MASQSQGIQQLLQAEKRAAEKVADARKRKARRLKQAKEEAQMEVEQYRREREQEFQSKQQAEDITSDLCKHLKEWEKSRLNNGMGLLGPAKNVLLELTVFMECCITFKPYYLFLTLGAESRPHLPLGGFRTPS; this is encoded by the exons ATGGCCAGTCAGTCCCAGGGTATCCAGCAGCTTCTGCAGGCTGAGAAGCGGGCGGCTGAGAAGGTGGCAGATGCCAGGAAAA GGAAGGCCCGGAGACTGAAGCAGGCAAAGGAGGAGGCACAGATGGAGGTAGAGCAATACCGCAGAGAGCGAGAGCAGGAATTCCAGAGCAAGCAGCAGGCG GAGGACATCACGTCTGACTTGTGTAAGCATCTCAAAGAGTGGGAAAAATCCAGGCTGAACAATGGAATGGGGCTGTTGGGTCCGGCTAAGAACGTTCTGCTCGAATTAACAGTATTTATGGAATGTTGTATAACCTTCAAGCcctactatttatttttaacacttggGGCAGAATCCAGACCCCATCTTCCACTCGGGGGATTCAGAACACCTTCCTGA
- the ATP6V1G2 gene encoding V-type proton ATPase subunit G 2 isoform X5 — MASQSQGIQQLLQAEKRAAEKVADARKRKARRLKQAKEEAQMEVEQYRREREQEFQSKQQAAMGSQGNLSAEVEQATRRQVQGMQSSQQRNRERVLAQLLGMVCDVRPQVHPNYRIAA; from the exons ATGGCCAGTCAGTCCCAGGGTATCCAGCAGCTTCTGCAGGCTGAGAAGCGGGCGGCTGAGAAGGTGGCAGATGCCAGGAAAA GGAAGGCCCGGAGACTGAAGCAGGCAAAGGAGGAGGCACAGATGGAGGTAGAGCAATACCGCAGAGAGCGAGAGCAGGAATTCCAGAGCAAGCAGCAGGCG gcCATGGGCTCCCAGGGGAACCTGTCGGCTGAGGTGGAGCAGGCTACGAGGCGCCAGGTGCAGGGCATGCAGAGCTCCCAGCAGAGAAACCGAGAGCGCGTCCTGGCCCAGCTTCTTGGCATGGTCTGCGACGTCAGGCCCCAGGTCCACCCCAACTACCGGATTGCTGCCTAG